The Rhipicephalus sanguineus isolate Rsan-2018 chromosome 10, BIME_Rsan_1.4, whole genome shotgun sequence genome segment gtgagtgagtgcctgtaattgtgaatatgaacttgagtgagtgtctatgagtgtaagtaagcgtgagtatgaacgtgagtgagtgcctatgagtgtgagtaggcgtgagtatgaacgtgagtgagtgcctgtaagtgtgagtatgaatgtgagtgagtgcctatgagtgtgagtaggcgtgagtatgaacgtgactgaGTGCCCATgattgtgagtaggcgtgagtatgaacgtaagtgagtgcctatgagtgtgagtaggcgtgagtatgaacgtgagtgagtgtctatgagtgtgagtaggtgtgagtatgaacgtgagtgaatgcctgtgagtgtgagtaggtgcgagtatgaacgtgagtgaatgcttatgagtgtgagtaggcgtgagtatgaacgtgagtgagtgcctatgagtgtgagtaggcgtgagtatgaacgtgagtgagtgcctatgagtgtgagtgggcgtgagtatgaacgtgagtaagagcctatgagtgtgagtagcaggggcgtagccagaaatttttttcgggggggttcaaccatactttatgtatgttcgtgcgtgcgtttgtatgtgtgcgtgcctatatacgcaagcaaaactgaaaaatttcgggggggggtttaaaacccccccaaccaccccttggctacgcccctggtgagtaggcgtgagtatgaacgtgagtgaaagcctatgagtgtgagtagacgtgagtatgaacgtgagtgaatgcttatgagtgtgaatgggcgtgagtatgaacctgagtgagtgcatatgagtgtgagtgggcgtgagtaagaacgcgagtgagtgcctatatgtgtgagtaggcgtaagaatgaacgtgagtgggtgcctatgagtgtgagcaggtgtgaatatgaacgtgagtgagtgcctatgagtgtgagtatgtgtgagtatgaacgtgagtgcgaaggctgaaaaaattggggtgagtgagtgtgagtattctcttacagtgccgacctatggctacCTGTCTGCATGCAAAGACAGCGGCATTTTGCATCAGCAACACATCATTCTTATCTCGTCGAGAGAGGCAACTTTGGAGCGCATACACGGCTCAGTGAATGCACTTGACTTTGGGCGGCACAGCCACAAGCCATGGCGTAGCCAAAGGACACCTAAACGTGTGGAGGAGGCAAATAGATAAAGGATAGAGCATGGCGTAACCAGGAGTTTATCACTACCTGGATAAACGCCTGAGATCAACAAGATTGAAACCGAAAAAGACGTCACTGACGCAGCACGTGCTCGTTACATCAAAGCGTGTGTGCAGGCAAAGCTACGGCATCGTAGCCGAACGCACATTCTCAGCCAATAGGAGCTGTCTTCGGGAGGTCACGTGCTGAACCTTTAATACGAGGGAAAAAAAGCCGCAGGATTGACTTCGCAGGGACTTCAAAGCCTGTCTGCGTGATTTCATTGATgtccgcggcattttctcctcaaagacgaatgcacacaagcctgcaccaatgggtgcgcacttCAGAATGACGTCGTGAACCGGACGGCTGGGGacaccgccttcggagaacattgccgcgtAGCAAGAGCTTCCATCGTCAGCGAGACCAGATTTTTTCTGGAGGAACAGCCGGATCCGGCATCCACATCCGCTTACACATCTTGTTCTGACGTCGTCAAGGCTGCCAGACGCGCTCTACACGCTCATGTATTCTGTTCGTACGCCTGTTTTTATTGAAGTAGACGCGCCCTTTATCGGTCtgcatcgccgtcgccgtgaggttctgtataaagtccaaatctatAACAGCGCCCCGCGCGTTcactgtgcgagtgaaagcgtgctaGGGCCGCCGACAATCGCGGCTCAAGCAGGGAGGAAACGCGCTCGCCGTCTTTCGTGGCGCGAAACGCCCgtggcagtgggggggggggtccggaGGACAGGGGCTGCATCGATCTGTCAACAAATGCGTACTCTGACCATGCAGCTGAGCGCAGGCGCGCGCCCTATCTTTACAGGGCTTACGAGgcagctcatacctttgtacgtgctccgGGGAAGCGGCAGACAGCAGGAagctcgcttcgctcgctgcagcggacgcgtttccttacgccaacGTATTGTTgatttacgcgagatcggatgctaAAGGACTTGTTCCTGTTATAGCCTGTTGCTGCCGCATTCATTGACTCGTCCTTACttatttttacagcacagctttacggtcgaggtttgccgtgtgtcgtagatcgAAAATTATCATGAACCGACGGGTGCTCTCTGCGTCTTCCTTCTTCATCGCCTCGCTCtttttcctcttctgcttcgctccgagaacacgtgcgccgatttgtccggcgtgggatgcaataactctgacgggcgagagaacgagcaggAGCGAAAAAAGCATGAAGTGTATTTACACCTTGCTGGTGGCGTCTTCCCTGTGCCTTGAAGCCTCAGTTGAACGTTCATCTGTAAAATAATTAACGATACCGCCACCTATTCGGCTAATGCACCAACTTATTCGGCTAATGCACTGCTTTACCTTCTTGCATCATCGTTTGTTGTTGTGCGTGTGCTGATACCATCATAAGTGGTAGCTTTGGATGTTGCGAAGAAATCTTGCTGGTACGTATGATTTGGGGGATTCAAGAAGGTGGGGATGCGCGCGTACGAAGTCAATGTTATGGGACAAAAGCAGCAAAATGACGAGATGCGTTAGAAGGAACCTAAGGCAGTGCAACATTTCGTTTTAATTTGCAAAGTGCGCAGAACTGACAGCCAAGCCTGGACTACATGATTAATGCACTTTAAATGCAACATATATTGCACAGGATAAAAATGTTGACATGAAATCATGGCTAAGTTTATAAAGAAGAAACAAGACATTATTGCATCACATGGATTCCCGTCACAGCAAACTGCAGTATGAACATTATAATGCATTCACACGATGTTTGCAGCAAGGCAGCCAAAAGCCACATGGAGTaaccaaaaaataataaatagcaAAAATGTTTTCAAAATTCTTCAGTTTAATCAATGCAAATAGCGCACAAATTGTGTGACCAGCAACACTTGTGCAACGACAAACGAGAACACTTGTGGTAAAGTGAAACCTACTAGGCACAGAGGCAATTAAACTGCCTAGTTGTACGTATATACAAAGAAACGTGACACACTTGGCCTTTGAAGCCATGGAAGCACCAACACCGAGAATTCGAACAATAATTCGCGCAAGAGCTTCCTGCTTTGGTACCTACGCACTACGGGGCTTGCGGCCCACGAAACACTTCAGCTCTTGTCACAGCTAAGAGTAGTAAtatctaccgtatttactcgaaaatAGGTCGAGTACGAATGTAAGTCGGCCCCTACATGCTGTGGTCGAcgagaaatttttaaaaaatgttatTCGAATATAAGTCAGCCCATACCTTTTCAGAAATTGATAAATTGAAACACAACATACCTTTAGTTGAAATAAGCATGGCTTATTTAGAATAAGCATGCACAGAACCCATTAAGTGTCAATTTTTCGCCAGAAAACGCATGGCCTTGGAGATCCGTATCTTCTCAACTGTTAGTGACAACGGAATCGCATACAAAGATCATGGTTTCTTGGATGCTGTCATTCTCAGTTCCAGGGTTTTTATCCGTCGACAAAAGATCTTGGCTGAGTGAGTCAGAACTGTAGTAGGCAGCATTCGCGGTGACCTCCGACAGTTTATATTAGAGTTCTTTATTttattcttccttttttctttgtatGGCGAGGCAATTTACTGCAAATGTATGCATGCAGAGCACCAGTGTAACTGACGCTGCTAAAAGAACGGTGGGCGCAACAGTGGAACTCTATTAGCTTGGTACTTTTGCTAGCTTTGACCACGAATACTATAAGTTGAGTTTCTTTGGTCACGAAGAAAGATTGATAGCTAATTATGGGTGAAATTTCCGAGAAAGAAAAGGTCGACATATAGACCTATTTACGTAAGACACAGGGGCACCACCACCCAGGGCTGTTAAATTAATGTTTGTTCATATTTGTACATCGCGACATGTATTAATAAGGTCATGAatttaaaatacaaaatagcAACGCtacagcccaacatggcggcaccgaaacccatccgtaacatagtctatattcgaataaatacggtaactaAAAATTTTCTACGGTTGCCGCTTACGAGCACTGCGATCACATCAGAAGTCGTCACATATCACTGCGGGCCACTTACGACAGCTTAAATGCAAGGTGTATGTAAGTTCATGCATAGAGAATGAGGGTTCAGTCAGTTCATATTTTTGGTTTCACAACAAACACAGGAATCACAGGTTATCCTCGTAGTACCTTCTGCGACCAAACCGGCCGACGTGGCACAGCGCCGGCGATGTGGCATCACCGCTTCCCCTTTCGTCAccgtcttcatcgtcgtcgtccaATCGTAGTGAACCGATCGAAGTCCCTTCGAGAAAGGCATCTGTAGAAGCATCCTCCTCGGAGAGCGACAGGACACTATCGCCGCCTCCGTTGGAAGAGTCGAGCAGCACGGCGGTGTCCTCCTCAACCGCAGAATTTAACGGCGTAGTCTCGACACTGCCGGCACCTTCCTCCCCACTGCCCGTCTCCCCGTGCGACGAACGTTCCGCGGCGTTGCACTCTCCCGGCCGGCAAGGCGGGACTCCGCCAGTCGTGTCGTGCGCCGGTTCCTCAAGTCTGATTCCCGCTATTCCTTTTTTGGGAACGCTGGCTAGATCGCGCTTCACTCGCCGTCGCCGAGAGAAATCATTGCGGCGCACTTGCACCATGTGTTCGAAGTCGACGATGTAGAGGAAGCCAGCGATCAGTACTTCACACCTGTGAAGATACACCGCGCATTTCGAATAAGAGAAAAAAGGCAACACAACTCTGCAGGGAGAGATGTCGAACTGCAACAGCTTACGACACAAGTCTTAACTTGTTGATTGATCAATATGGTTTAATGTCCTAAAGAAGAATATGAAACTTTTtgtacagcaaagctgtatacgAACCCAAATTCGTCCATCCTACGTGTGCAATAAACTCCTGTGTGCGTGCCACAGAAACTTGGTAAGCcccactactgaccactggtccactaaaaattaagaagtGAACCCACAGgcagcaaacaccaattaagatttgtGGACAGACATAACCAATAACTGAGAGAGACCTTAATGAATCATTGGGATTAACCAAGTGATAAACACTAGGGCCACgcatttcagcttcgctggttagacatctgtacggagtgcttgggtgCTGATTCTTTTAACTGTCCTCTCCTGTCTGTCCGGACTATCTGCTATTATTGCCTGTGTTCTGTCTATTCAAGCCCCGACCTTTCCACAGTCTGTACAGAGTGTGTGGTTGGGAACTTTATTAACGCTGTGCATAATTACTACTTCTTCTGTGTAAATTTATTTCTGTAACTCTCTTCTGCCATGGTGCTTACTGCGCTGCTCTATGcggaaataaacaaataaatatataaacgTTAAAAATTGCTgtggggggaaaggggggggggctctgATCTAATTTCATCCATCAGCAATTCTTTAATATCCATGCAATGGGTGGTACACAAACGTTCTTGCATTGCACTCATGCTGAAACGTAGCTGTGACAGGCAGGAATCCCACCATCGAGCAGATTAGGCCACTACGGCAAACAGTCGAAAACAGCAACAACCAAGTGCTGAATTTTGTTCAAAAGTGAAAAGTGACGATACAATCACTACAATCGACttcaaagagaaagaagagcgaaaagaagaagcagatggctttcacctttgtGTCATTTGAGGCGAATACATAAGAGACCATGTGACAGTTTTTTTAAAGAGTGTTGTTTTTCACTCTCTGGCTCCACAGCTTTCCCTACAATGCCCCGGAAAGCTGTTTTCAAATACTACATAGGAGGTACGAATTGCCAGCATCCTGGCATAAATTCTGCATCATCGTGTGCAATGACGCTGATGCCACATGAGAGATTTCAGGAAGTATGGTACTCGTTCCAAGACCTGGACGTGGTCATCCATCAGGGGTCATCGCAGCAGGTGCTGGAAACAATCATTGTTCATGACCAGCTCGATGACAAGCATCCTCACACCTTCTGACGCTTAATAGTTGATGGCATGTTAAATAGCAGTAAATACTGGCAAGTgaaccagcagcagcagcgtggggCTTTAAACCACCACCCCtgacatttttttacaaatttcaaGTGAACAAGCACTTAAGTTCAGAATGCTGTCACAATCTCGTATGCCAAGTGAGGCAGCACTATGCTCTGCAGGAGCGTCACATCAAAAACAATCTCATGCTCCTCTCTGAACCTTTCTGTTGTCCATATTACTCATCGTCTTGTCGACAATTTGataataactggggttttacgtgtcgaaacggcgatatgattatgaggcacatcgtagtggagtgctccagaaatatcgaccatccggtgttctttaaatgcacaaaacacacgggcctctagcattccacctccatcaaaatgtgactgCTGCAGCTGGGActgaacccacgactttcgggttagcagtaTCATCTTCTTGACTGGTACACTTGGTGACATCACTAGGGTGTCGTTGCTGTTGATTGGCAGAATCAGAATCGTAGACTTCAGCTTAGCCTGCCAGCGCTGTCTTCGGGCACTGGTCGCACGCAAACTCTTCCTCGTTATATTGCTTGCTTGTGCGCACAAATGTTGCTTGTTTCAGTTTGCGATGCACAACACTAGATTGCTCGCGTTTCCAAGTACATTCATTCTTGAATGAGTTCGTGTTTGCCACAATGATTAGGGAGAAATGCATGACACAACAGCTGCACAGCAACACGGCGCACATTGTTCCAGGCCAACAGCAGTTTTACTAGTTAGCGGCAAGCTCTCCCTGCCTAACGACATGGCAAATCCGGTACAGAGGTGTGGTTGTTGTGAGTACGCCGTGGTGCCCTGGTGAGTCTCGCCGTCGCCAAGTGCCAGTGTGTTGGTATCTTTGTCACGTTTGACAGTGGGCACTGCTATGCATAAATTAGTTACTTTGTCACAGAAACTGTGGCCAATGTCTGTGCCATCAGTGATGGCGATGTGCGGCCTTCAATCGGTGTCGGTCATGCCAGAAGTGGCAAGCCGGCGGAACTGCTACATACTTCAGAAACCTCTTGCGCAAGGCGAAGTCTTACGGCACCAATCGATAGTGGATCAGTACCGCATGCCTGATGCATCATACGGGGCAGCAGAGCAGTAACAGCAGGGGACCACCCAAAAGTGCAGACCAAGTCATAAACTGAAGTGCACGGTGTTTTAACGCAAGAAAAAATTCATGAGCCCTTGCCCCATAGGGAAAATAGGGGCGAGTGAAGCTTGGTGTGTGTGTGCCTGAcgcactacttttctttctttctttctttccttcgtactgcacaatgctccctcctaactgttcccttcctccatgctgggaattggGCCGTCATCCACATGCTTAGTAGAGCAGCACTTCAATGATGCAGGCGACCAGGACAGCCATgtgttcgtatccaggcaacaatgaaaatgacaagtcacttcgataaaagatcagattactGTATCAGAAACGCCTGATCGACGGCAAGTCCACGATTGAGAGAGCATAAATTATTAAAAACGGGCccatacaaacacgcatgtgaCTGGCACACCTTAGAGGGCCCCATCTCTTTGTGTTCGCGGGTGTCAGGTTTTCTTTTCAGTCACACCCACAGTGCCAATAGCACTTGTGagccaatacaagcttcgctcgaAATAAGCACGAACATGATGCTGGTAGCAATTCACTTTCCACATTACTTTTAGAGAAGTACACAGCAAGGAGTGACTGGCCTGGGTGAAAGTAGCAAAGGCAAGTGACAAATGAGCAGTGGCTGCATTGTCAATCATCAAATGCTTGTAATTCTTGCTGTCATTGGGTCATTTTTATATCATTCTTGCAGTTCAATGTTTGCTGTAGACTTGTAtgctaccgtaaaatcccgagcaattgtccccccccccccccccccccccccacggtgaAAGATAACACGACAAGATTTGGAAaggggggggcccttgctcggtcatggatcaaaattcaagatggcggcggaggAGCCGCTCAGAATAAAGAAGGCACATCCATGCTTCTAATGAAGTGCTTTATTGAacacgcatgcattcactgtttttattcacctCATTGGGTAAATAAAAAGAGTGAATGAAACGGTGAAAACGGCgcgaggggagaggggggcgctTTCCCGGTCATTGGCACATATTTCAAAtttcccgaaaaagggagggggtgCAGGGTGggagcgcttgctcgggattttatggtacTTCCGTTATTTGACAAATTTTCAACCTTGAGGTGGTTTATGAGcccctttaagcatttttttgCTGCCTTTTTAACTTGACCAGCTGGTTAACATGACCAACTCTGTCACTCTAGTCATGATTGAGCAAGCTGACAGCGACCGTTctagcacacacacgcacacacacacacatatgcacataCATACTGCTGTCTTTCAACTAAACACTCACTGAAAATGAGGTGGTTGTGCAATTTCCACATTTTTAAACCAACATTCATTAGAAGAATGCACTTGTGTTGTTCCTGCGTTTCCTTGTCTGCGTATTGTCGTACCGTACATTGAGAACTAGCCCAGCATTCTACTCATGTTCTAACATTTACACAGTACAGGCAATTACAAAAGTCAACACTACAGAAAAATTCTGCACTCTGTGAGCATTTTACCTGGGGAGTTGCTTGGCGGCCGCTGCCTCTAGCTCTGCACTGGTCCTCTCGTCATACTGCCACCAGCCATTGCGGCCCTCGTAAAACCACCTGTAGCTCTCCTCAGTGGGGGAGTCTGGCTCCGACTCCGAATCTGGAATCAGCTCCGGCTTCTCCGTAAAGTCAGCAGGAATTTCCTacgaaaagaaaagagagagagagagagaaatgaaactTGATGCATTTTATAAAAACTCTTTGCCCCAAAATTAGTCTTGCAGGGCTTGTAGTATCTGATATGAAAACCACAGCACAAGACATACACTCTTTAGGTGGGGAACCTACCCAGTTTCTTGCGAGGCACGTTCagccagataaagtaacaacgacACGTGCCCGTATGTTCGGTGatggcagcggatacctatcggcagGATGACCCAACTTCAAGACAATAatcggcgcctctcataatcatattagagtgtactagaatgggggagTGGGTCCACTCAAGGCTCCACGCTGAGGCGTTTTTTTCggaaaatccaggtggcgccaccgtcgccttCACCTGAAGACCTGGCCGTGGTTGCCATGGTTACAAGCCCGCTTTGCCGTGCGGTTCGCGGCGGGCGGCAGTCTGGTAGTTCGCGCGGTTCGCGTGCTGCTCGCGCGTCGGGCGCAATCTCGCAGCGTTGTTGCTGCGTTCGTGCGTACGTGGCCGTGAACGGCGTCGCACCGCGTTTCCGCGCCAGCTCAACGAAATCGAAATGTTTTTATCGCAAAACGCCCTGCTCGTATAGGTAGTCAAGCACGCAAGTGCCGTGACTTCCGCGGTAATTGCTTACATTCAAGAGCGTTAGTTGAATTTGGCTTTTGCGAAAACGCACGCATCGAAAGTGTAATATGAGCATTAACTGCGACGCTTTTAAGAATGTTAAGATAACTGTGATATATGATAATTAAGTTTACATTTGGCGCAAATTTAGACTCACTGCAGCAAATTAAATATGAGGCAAGACTAAAGTTACCAGCTGTTATCATGAGCAATAAAGCTAATATGCGAACTCTTCTGCAAATTTGCAGCTGTTCGTAAGGGACGCGTGATATTATTGAAAAACTAAACCAGTCCTGTTGCGCTTGGTATCAATACGTGCGTGAGGGTGTAGGCAAATTAAGTTTAGTCACATCGGCCGGCAACTGTGCTATTCGTAAGAAATGACTTATAGCGGCGGACGCGCGTCCGTCGCAGTGGCTTTGTGATaggttttcgttcggcatctagTGCTGGTATACGTTGTAGGTATTAATGAAATATGTTATATTTTACCTTTTATTTTCGTGTCTGCGGTACGTGTCCATGCAAACATTTGTTCGAAACATGAACGTGTTCTCACCTATGGATATATGGTAAGAGTCTGAGAGACACCAATAAGAGAAGTGAAATacgtaaaatattttattttagaTTGACTGCGCGAGCTCTTCGCAGCAATATAAAAAACATCGAAAATATCATCGACACCGTTGCTCGAGGAACGTCAGGCTCTATGTTGTCCTGCTGAGCTTTAAGTGTTTTGCTCTTCGAAGCGTTTTCCCTGTTCATTCCCTTCACTAAGAAGTGAAGGCGAGTGAGCACGTAGAACGAAACGAGCTTCGTGCTCACTGCATCTTTGTGATCTGGACAGCCGACAGCTTTCGAGTTCAGAAAATTACTTTTCACCAATGAAAGAATGTCAGAGATGCTCTCTGTGTGCAACATCGAAACACTGAAATATTCAGTAAACAAGTTTTCAAGTGCGGCAATGAAATCGTACAGCTGTCGGGAGGGATACAGAAGTCCACCCCAGTCGCATTGCTCCGTGAATTGCGAAGGGAGCTGTTCAGCAACCGCGACAGCTTTCTCAAACAGAAGCACTTCTTTGCATTGTACGCATGCCAACTTCAATACACACTTCCTAGCCACGTACCCTGCTGTGTAGTAAATGAGTCTCGAGTCACTCTTCTCCAAAGTCACATCGATGTGGTCAGCAAGCTTTTCTGGCATTGTGGCAATCGTGCTTTCGACATCGTCTAGTTTCCCCTGTGATATAAGATCATCAATTTTTTTGTGCGTGACCTTTAGACCCTGTCTGTCATGCACGGTGACAAGGGCGTTTATCATGTCAGGGTTTGCGTTTGCACTGTCCACACTGTGCGCCAAGTTATAAAAGGACAAGCAGTTGACGGTTATTAGAAACTCATCCGGAGAGGGGTGCGCGTTGCAGCCACTTGACTGGCGAACGATGCCGAAGAAGTGTTCCACGGGATCAGTGCTAAGTCGAGATGTCATGAGATATTTGAAACCAACCCTTTCTGTCAGGTACTTCAGCAATGAAAGGGTATTTGCTATAGTGACCCTAAAACCTATGGCAGTGGACTCGCTGAGAAAGTGCCGCTTGTTGTCACTGAATGATTCCCAGTCATTCAGGAAGTCCAGAAAATCGGACAGAAATGCCGCATCTGTGGAAGCTGGTCTCAGTGCTTCGGCACGAAACCTCGAAGTCATCACGGTGATCAGTCGCTGGATCTTCCTGCAAAATAAACGAAAGGAACGTATGTCAGAAAGGCGCTCATCATGCGTTTGAGATGTTTATGATTATACTTAATTCATTTGGAACGCAACCGCGACTCA includes the following:
- the LOC119371732 gene encoding E3 ubiquitin-protein ligase RNF146, translating into MGERREPTETSPALENTGTDEEPPAPRLECAICLQKCIHPARLPCGHIFCFLCVKGIANQSKRCAMCRQEIPADFTEKPELIPDSESEPDSPTEESYRWFYEGRNGWWQYDERTSAELEAAAAKQLPRCEVLIAGFLYIVDFEHMVQVRRNDFSRRRRVKRDLASVPKKGIAGIRLEEPAHDTTGGVPPCRPGECNAAERSSHGETGSGEEGAGSVETTPLNSAVEEDTAVLLDSSNGGGDSVLSLSEEDASTDAFLEGTSIGSLRLDDDDEDGDERGSGDATSPALCHVGRFGRRRYYEDNL